TTGTGTGACAATGAGCGGCACGCCGTCGACCCGGGGCTGGCCATCTTAACCTGGCGATGGTGACCAGGCATCGTCGGTCTAAGACTCTCTCTCCTCATCATGCTGTGGTCGAACACATGATTTCATCAGATCCGTCCTGATCCCACCAGGTCGAGTCGACTCTCTCGGCAAGCAAGCAAATAGGTACCTAGCTTCTCAGAACCCAACACAACCCAACCATCTTCTTCAACAGATACGagaaggagaaaaaaaaggaaagaaagaaagaaagaaagaaaagaaagaaagaaaaagcaaACACAAAACGTCAGCAACAAAATGGGCAGCCTCCAAGACCTCCCGCCCCTCCCGACGACCCAGACAGCCGTCATCACGACGGCCGAGGGCCGGCACGCCGTCGCGCGCGACCGAGCCGTGCCGGCGTGCGGGCCCACCTCGGTCCTGGTCCGCGTGCGCGCCGTGGCGCTCAACCCGACCGACCACAAGACGCCGGCGCGGGTCAAGACGGGCGGGCTGACGGCCGGGTGCGACTTCGCGGGCGAGGTGGTCGCGGTCGGGGCGCGCGCCAACGACGAGCCCGGCGACGCGGCCGCCTGCGCCGGCATCCCCCGCCGCTGGGCGCCCGGCGACCGCGTCCTCGGCGTCGTCTACGGCAGCAACCCCGGCGCGCCCGCCTGGGGCGCCTTCGCCGAGTACGTCGAGGCCGACCCGGTCATGCTCTGCCGCCTGCCGGACGGCTGGGACTGGGAGACGGCGGCGTCGGTCGGCGGTAGCGTGCACGGGTCCGTCGCCCTCTGCCTGTTCGGCGAGGGCAAGATGGGCCTGGACATGGGCGGGTTGAAGAAGAAGGctgcgctgctgctgcagggACATGGTTCTGCCGCCGCGGATGGTGCCGCTGCTGCCCCTCCGAGTGTTCTCCGGCCTGCgcagggtggtggtggtggttatGGCGGAGGgtcgagcagcagcagcgcccaGCTGAGCAAGAAAGATCTCCAGAAGGTGGTGCTCGTGTACGGGGGAAGCACTGCCTGCGGCACCATGGCGCTGCAAATTCTCCGGCTGTAAGCCTACCCTACCCTACCCTACCCTCGTCCTCATTCCCAGCTTCTTCGGCGCCGCGGCTGTGCCCGTCGACTGACTGACGGTCCGTACACACAGGGCTGGATATATCCCCATCGCAACCTGCTCGGCGCGAAACGCGGGCTTGGTGACGGCGTACGGAGCGGCGGCAACCTTCGACTACAACCTCGAGACGTGCGCGGACGAGATCAAGGAGTACACCAAGTCGGCGCTGTGGTACGCGCTCGACTGCATCGGGACGGCCCAGTCGGCGGCGCTGTGCTACGCCGCCCTGGGCCGCGCGGGCGGCCGGTACGTGGCCCTCGAGAAGTACCCGGACAGCGTGGCGGCGCTGCGCAAGGTCGTCAAGCCCACCTGGGTCATGGGCCCCGTCATGTTCGGCCGCGACCTCCAGCTCGGCGAGGGCTACAGCCAGCCGGCGGATCCGTCGGCCCGCGCCTTTGCGCGCATCTGGTATCCCCTGGCAGAGGCGCTCCTGGGCTCGGGCGCGCTCAAGAATCACCCAGTGAAGGTGGTGGCCCCGGAGGGACGAGAGGAATGGCCCGAGGCCGTCATACGCGGCCTAGGGGGCCTGCGGGATGGGAAAGTCAGCGCGCAGAAGCTTACGGTCACGATAGCGGCCTAGCTTGTCCTGCTAGGTGTCAGGAAATTAAGGGAGGAGTAAATAATTAGCCACTTGTTGTACGGTAGACTCGACTGTTTCGTGTGTACTTAGTTACCTAGTTACCTACACACACTCGATGTGGGCACAAAGCGAACCCGTGAGACCTCGATACATCTCGGCATTACTATGATAATTCACTACAAGTACTGGGGGAGCTGAGCGAATCCCCTTCCCACCCAATATTCATGCTGATCTGACCAAGAGCACCTCGTCTTGGCCCCAGTCTGAGAAGTGACAAACAGGTGCTCTTACAGCAATGCGATGCGACATCAGTGCCAGATTCCTCACCGCCCCACGATCTCCTTCACATCGCTTgcttcctttaagccgtgaGCCAGTCGTAATCCAGAGCAACGCAAAGAGTGGATCACAAGCCCCCCGTTCTTTCTGCTGCAGCCCGCTAGCGGAAGGTCTCGGCCGACGGGCCGACCCAAACGCGTTGAGCTTGGCAGACGAGCTAGTGGCTCGACCGCGCAGTCGGGCCCGGTTTTGGTGATTTTGGATTTGGGGTACATACCTAGGTAGGTATTTAGGTAAGGTATGTACTTGAGCTTCCTAAGCGAGTCGACCAAAGTCACTATTATGATAGCAGACTCGGGTCACATCTCAATCACCCGACAAAGGGAACACGCGATCCAGAGGGTTATCTCCCGAAAAGCAAAGGATTGAATTGAGGTgtcgatttttttttttttttttcatctGAGCCTGCTCCGGCACCTGGAATCCACTCCCGTTTCTTGAGTCTCGGGTAACACGTCGCTAGTTATTCAACATTTCGACGTGCTCTAGTCACACTTTTTTTTCTTACTACCTTACTTACTACCCTTGGGTGAGATAGTTAAGAGGAGCCACTGGTATTGGCCAAAGCATCCGCGTACTTGCGGAGGTACCTGCCCACAACGGAATCTAATAAATGCGGTCAGCATCGTCAACTATTATTGCGCCGCCCACAACATGATGTTGGGAAGTTCTGCTCCGAGGGTAAGGAGAGGGGAGTGCGTACAGATGCCGTCGGCTTTGCCGAGCTGAATGGCCATGTACGGGGGGAGGTCGGCGTCCTTCTGCCCCTGCTCGAGCCAGCGCCTGATCTCGACCGCGTCCGCCTGGCAGTACTTCCAGGCAGTGTTGATGACGCCGACGATGTGGTTGACGTCGTCATCTAGCGACTTGCCGAGGTCCTTGAGCTCCGTCCGCGCCTTCTGGATCTTACCGAGCTGCTCTtgggccttcttcttctcgtcTTCCTTGGCTTCGATCTCGTGGTCAAGCGCT
This DNA window, taken from Thermothelomyces thermophilus ATCC 42464 chromosome 3, complete sequence, encodes the following:
- a CDS encoding alcohol dehydrogenase-like protein (Alcohol dehydrogenase-like protein), producing the protein MGSLQDLPPLPTTQTAVITTAEGRHAVARDRAVPACGPTSVLVRVRAVALNPTDHKTPARVKTGGLTAGCDFAGEVVAVGARANDEPGDAAACAGIPRRWAPGDRVLGVVYGSNPGAPAWGAFAEYVEADPVMLCRLPDGWDWETAASVGGSVHGSVALCLFGEGKMGLDMGGKKDLQKVVLVYGGSTACGTMALQILRLAGYIPIATCSARNAGLVTAYGAAATFDYNLETCADEIKEYTKSALWYALDCIGTAQSAALCYAALGRAGGRYVALEKYPDSVAALRKVVKPTWVMGPVMFGRDLQLGEGYSQPADPSARAFARIWYPLAEALLGSGALKNHPVKVVAPEGREEWPEAVIRGLGGLRDGKVSAQKLTVTIAA